The sequence GGCGGTGCACGCCGGCTTCCGTCTTGAGCCAGCCATAGGCGTTGTGACCGGAGACCTGGATGGTCGCGGACTTGATGCCGGCCTCTTCGCCCTCGGATTCTTCGAGGTACTCGACCTTGAAGCCGTGCGTTTCGGCCCAGCGCGTGTACATGCGCAAGAGCATCTGCGCCCAGTCCTGGCTCTCGGTGCCGCCGGCACCCGCATGGACTTCGAGATAGGAATCGAACCGGTCGGCCTCGCCCGAGAGCAGCGCCTCGAGCTCGCGCCGCGCGACTTCCTTCTTCAGAGTCTTCAGCGCGGCTTCGGCCTCGGCCACGACGCCGTCATCGCCCTCGGCCTCGCCGAGCTCGATCATGCCGATGTCGTCTTCGAGCTCCTGCTCGACCTTGCCGATGCCCGAGAGCGAATCCTCAAGCGAGGTGCGCTCCTGCATCAGCTTCTGGGCCTTCTGGGGATCGTTCCAGAGGTTGGGATCTTCTGCGAGCTTGTTCAGCTCGGCGAGGCGCGCCGTCGATTTCTCGACGTCAAAGATGCCTCCTCAGCAGCCCGACTGACTGCTTGATCTCTTCTACCAACCGTTCGATTTCGGCGCGCATGTCGCTCTCTGGTGTCGCGGGACTGATCCCGCGTGCAAATGAGATGGGGGATGTAACGGCGGCGGCTGCAAAGCGCAACCGCCACCGCCAATAACCTCTGTCTTGTCCTAAACCTTAGTACAGCCCACCGGTGCCGGGCCGCATGAAGAAGCCGGAATCCGGCTGTTGCTGCTGCGAGGCCGGCACGCCGCCGCGCCCGTCAGCGTCAGCAACGCCGATCACCGAATAATTGTCCGGCGGCGCCGTGCCCGGCTTGAAGGCTTCAAGGATAGTTCCACCGGACTCACCAGGGCCTGCGCGCATGCCGGTCTTGGCGACGACGCGCACGAGCTTGATGCCGGCCGGCACCTTGAACGGAACGGCGGGCTTGTCCGCCAGCGCGAGCTTGAAGAAGTCGCGCGCGATCGGCGCTGAGAGATGGCCACCGGTGGC comes from Bradyrhizobium diazoefficiens and encodes:
- the prfB gene encoding peptide chain release factor 2 (programmed frameshift), which codes for MRAEIERLVEEIKQSVGLLRRHLDVEKSTARLAELNKLAEDPNLWNDPQKAQKLMQERTSLEDSLSGIGKVEQELEDDIGMIELGEAEGDDGVVAEAEAALKTLKKEVARRELEALLSGEADRFDSYLEVHAGAGGTESQDWAQMLLRMYTRWAETHGFKVEYLEESEGEEAGIKSATIQVSGHNAYGWLKTEAGVHRLVRISPFDSNARRHTSFSSVQVFPVIDDSIKIDIKESDVRVDTMRSGGAGGQHVNKTESAVRLTHIPTGVAVVCQAGRSQHKNRAQAWDMLRARLYEIELKKREEKAAADQAAKTDIGWGHQIRSYVLQPYQMVKDLRTGVQTSDTSGVLGGDLDEFMAATLAQRAFGTTSGDIEDVD